TGGTGCGCCAAGTGGATGGTAAGTTGGTGATCGGCGGATCATTCACGGACTACAATGGAACCGATCAGCCTTTCCTTGCTCGGGTCACAAATTCCGGAGCGCTCGACCCTACATTCAATGTGGGTGCGAGTACATCAGGAAGTATACTCGCCATGGCCCTGCAACCGGATGGCCGTATACTGCTCGGTGGATTCTTCTATGACTATAACGAACTTCTGGCGCGTGATGTGGCACGCGTGAACACCGATGGATCATTGGACCTGAATTGGAGCACTGGGACAGGATCTTTCGGTATCGACGCCGGGGTGTATGACATGGCCCTTCAAGCTGATGGCTCACTCATCGTTGGTGGCCAATTCAGTGCCTATAATGGCTCTACGCGGAACAAAGTGGCAAGGCTCAACGGTGGCACAGGTACACCGGTTTCCGAAATACAGGGTGCATCGCGTTTGCATGTTTGGTCAGATGACGAGAACCAGCTCCTGCGTGTATCGGAACCAGTATCCGGACAGGTGTTCGATATGGAGGGTCGTGTTGTAGTCACTTTCAATCGCACGAATGCCATCGCGGTAGATCACCTATGCGCTGGTGCATTCCTTTTACGAACGGAATCAGGTACGGTCCACCGCTTCGTGCGCCCCTGACAAGCGGCTTCAATTACATATGGCATCACCGCGCTATTCGTGATCGGTCGATGATACCTAGCACTTCATCCTCCTTCTTGTAAGGCACGAGGAAGTGTTCCAACCGCGTTGTTTGACCTCTTGCGTCGTAATCGACACGAACTGATAAGAACTCCTTTTGGATTGAGCCGTGCCATTTGTTTGAGTGGGCGGAAAAGCATTTGGTCTTCATTGTAGATCAGTTAGTCCAATCGTGAATGAAGGATCAGTGCGCTGCATCGGTATATGCGAAGATCAAGAATACGTAGAATAAACGCGCACCATCTACCTTCGCGGCAATGGCGCAGAATAACATCGACCGCACCCGTATTGATCTTAGCTTTTTAAGCGGACCACGCTCGCGTTGGAAAGAGACCAAGACCGTATTCCATATTCTGCAGCAGTTCGTTTATGGGTTCCGAAAACTTCATTTCGTTGGGCCTTGTGTTACGTTCTTCGGCAGTGCGCGATTCAAAGAGGATCATGAATACTACGAGGCGGCACGGTCAATTGCTCGACGCGTTGGTCGAGTTGGCTTCACGGTCATGACCGGTGGTGGACCCGGAATAATGGAAGCCGCGAACCGTGGTGCACGAGACATTGGCGCAACAAGTGTAGGGTGTAACATTGTTCTGCCTCACGAGCAATACGCGAATCCGTATTTGGATGTGGAACTCTCTTTCGATCATTTCTTCGTTCGCAAAGTGCTGCTGTTGAAATACAGTATCTGTTTTGTGGTGATGCCCGGTGGCGCAGGTACGATAGATGAACTCTTTGAGGTGGTGACCTTGATCCAGACCGGTAAGGTGAAGAACTTCCCTGTGATCCTCTATGGTAAGGAATATTGGGCCCATACGTTGAAGCAGTTGGAATACATGTATGAAGCTGGAACCATTGGAAAGGAAGAGTTGAGTTTCATACACGTAGTGGATTCAGTGGATGAGGCCACCGATAAATTGCAGGAGCAACTCGTGGATATGTGGAAGGAACGGAACGCAAAAAAGGACACTCCGAAATGGTGGTTCCTGGAAGAAGAAGTTAACACTCCGGTAAAGAAGAAGGTTGATCACATAACACAACCGTAACGCTGCATCAAGGGTGAAGAAACACCCGATTTCGACCTTTGCAATGCGATAAAGATCACTTAGATCGATCGCCATTGCATGCAACGAATTCTACTGTTGGTCCACATTCTTCTTAGTTGTTTTCTCACTTACGCACAACAAGGAACGATCAGTGGCATTATCACCGCCAATGAAGGTGGACGTATTGAGCCATTACCATTCGTAAGTGTTGTGATCAAAGGCACTACTACGGGTGCAAGTACGGATCTCGATGGCAACTATTTCTTCAAGGCAGAACCAGGTGAACATTTGGTAGCCGTGAGTTTCGTCGGATTCGAGTCCGTTCAGCGGAACGTTACGCTCGTGTCCGGTGGTTCAGTAACCGTGAATGTCGAAATGGTTGCTGCCGGATTGCAAATGGAGGAGTTCGAGGTGGTCGCAAAAGTGGACCGAGAAAAGGAATCCGTGCTGTTGATGGAACGTAAAGAGACAACGGACCTGGTCCAGAATATCGGTGCACAGGAGCTCAAGAAAAAGGGTGCATCCGATGTGGCCGAAGGAGTACAGAAGGTTGTTGGCCTAAGTACAGTTGGTGGAAAATATCTTGTCGTGCGTGGATTAGGTGATCGGTACAACGCTGCCTACTTGAACGGGTTGCCATTGCCTTCGCCTGATCCTGATACGAAAGTGTCTCCGCTGGATATTTTTCCGACACAGGTAGTAGGAAGCATTAATGTGACCAAAGGATTCACGCCAGAATTCTACGGGGACTTCTCCGGAGGCGCAGTGGATATACGTACCAAACGTGCAACGGGCGAGAACATCCTGCAAGTAAGCCTGGGTGCTGGCATGAACACGCAGACCACGTTCAAGGATTTCACGACCTATAACGGAGGTAAACAGGACTATTGGGGCATGGACGATGGTAGCCGTGCTATACCTGCCGGGGTTGTCGGTACCAACTCCGTGATCAACGGAGAACGTTTGAAATTCCAACCGAACTTCAACCCAATAGCACGCAAGGCAGGACCCGATGTGAACTATGGGATCTATGGAGGTACTACGTTCTCACTTGCAAAGGATATCAAACTCAATTTCCTGGCCACTGCCAACTACCGCAATGAGAACCGTTATCAAGAAGGAAAAGTGCGAGTGATCAACACACTGAACCAACCCATGCTGGATTATGACCAGAAGCGCTGGCAGTTCAATACGCAGTCTTCCGCGTTGGCATCGCTTTCATTGGAGTTAGGTCGTCACCATTCCATTTCATATACCAGCACATGGGTGAAGCTTTCCTCGGATGAAGTACAAGAGAACCGAGGTACACATTTCGATTACCAGGATCATGTTCTTTCAAGACGCGAGACCTTTCGACAGAACTACATGTTGATCAACCAAGTAGCTGGGGAGCATGTGTTCGGAAATGCGGATCGTTTGAAAGTTGATTGGGCAGGATCCATGTCAAAGGCCGATGCGAATGAACCCGATCGAAAACAACTTGTTTACTTGTATTCGCCCGAGAATGGTGGTGAGACTTATCGCTTCAACGCGATCGACCGTTTAGAGAACCACCGCAGGTATAGTGCACTTGAGGAAAAAGAGACCAGCGCGCGTGCAGGCTTGAGCTACCGACTACTCCAGAAAGAAACAGAAAAGGGCGTTCTTCCGATCCTAACATTGCGCACCGGAGCGCAACTGAAAAGGAAATCGCGCAACTTCGGATATGCTATATTTTCCTATGACCTGAACGGCATCAACGCAAGCAACCCGAATGGTATCGATGTGAACTCGCCGGATAGATACCTCGACAACGCCAATTATACTGCGGGAAATTTCTCTATCGCCAATGTTACCGGACCGGAAGCAGAACACACGATAAAACAGGATATCAACGCTGCATACCTATCTGCCGAACTCGATATCGTGCCGGAGAAATTAAAGTTTATGGGCGGTGCGCGTTTGGAGGACGGCGAACAATTCATCGTTTATCGCAAACAGAGCGATTCGTTCTACCAAGCTCGCCGAATTGCTCGGATAAACTCCACGGACCTATTGCCTTTCGCCGCGATAAAATTCGACCTGATTACCACCCACGTGATCAGAGCGAATGCGAGTAAGACCATTTCGCGTCCCGGCTTCCGCGAAATGGCACCGTTCGAATACACCGAATTTTTTGCAGGTGCGAAATTCGTTGGTAACCCGGATCTGAAGAATGGCACGAATTACAACGCCGATCTGCGCTACGAGATCTTCCCCAACAGTGGCGAAGTGATCGCTATCGGTGTGTTCGGCAAACAACTGATCGACCCTATCGAAAAAGTGGCGCTTGCAACTGCTAGCGGACAGTTGCAATCATTCCGCAACACAGGGTCTGCGACAGTTGTTGGCGTAGAGTTGGAACTGATCAAGAACATCGGTGCGCTTCTCGGTAAGGACAGCACCTGCTGGAATAACTTCAGTGTGGGCATCAATGCGACATTCTTACAGTCCCGCTTGACCATAGGCGATGCACCAACGAACAGCGAGAGCGCAACCGTCGTTCTCACCAATACTACACGTCCGTTGCAAGGTGCATCGCCCTATCTTCTTAACGCGGACCTGAGCTATCAGGTATCTCTAAGCAAACAAGTAAAAGGTACCCTTACTGCTGCATACAACATCTTTGGGCGCAGGGTTTTCTCGGCCGGTGCGAATGGGCTCGGTGATCAATATGAACTCCCTGTTGGTATGTTGAACGTGATCGCTCGTGTTGACATTGGAAAACGCTGGCAGGCGAATATCAACTTCCGGAATGTGCTGAACCCATTGGTACGCATCGAGCAAGAAACACCGAACGGCTCTTCGCTTTTGAACGAGTATCGCACCGGGATGAACATCTCAGCGGGTATCGCATTCCGCATTTTGTAGGACCCGCTCGATACGCTGTTCAGGAATGGACCCTTGTTGCGAATTGTTCGCGATCGGGTCCATTCGTTTTTCGGCGCAAAAGATGAACGCATTACGCTGACATAACATCGAGAATGCACAACTTAACGGAATGGTAATGCGGGGCGAATGAAGCGGTAAGAATGCGGTCGGTCCTTTGTGGCGTAAATGAAAAACAACCTATTGAACATGACCTCCCTGAACGGAAGACACTCGAAACTGGCAGTGTTTGCGCTGATCGCATCCATCGCTATTGCACCACTTACTTCTTGTAAAAAGAAAGAAGGTTGCATGGACCCTGCCGCATTGAACTATGACCCGGATGCTGATAAGGATTGCTGCTGCGAATTCGCACCTTTAAATGGCGAACCAACGCAAACCATCAACGGGGAGACCTATTATGTTCTTACTGGATCGATCAGCAGTGACCGCACACTTACGAATGACAAGAAATGGTTGCTCTCCGGTGGCGTTTTCGTCGCGAATGGAACGACTCTTACCATACAGGAGGGTACGCGGATCTTTGCTGCGGATGATGCCACTACCCCATTCTTGAGCATCCTGCGCGGTGGAAACATCAATGCAATCGGAACCGCTTCTGCACCGATCGTGATGACCACGATCAAAACCATTACCGGCGGAGCTGACCGTGGTGCATGGGGAGGTGTGATCATCAATGGCTACGGACAGATCAACATTTGTAGCGCTGCGGATTGCACTGCCGAAGGTGAAGGTGGAACCGGCACATACGGTGGTACGGATGACTCGGACAATTCCGGAACATTGAAGTATGTGCGCGTTGAATATGCGGGTAAGATCCTTGGAACGGATAATGAATTGAACGGCTTTTCATTCAACGCGGTTGGTAGCGGCACGGTGCTGGAACACCTTCAGGCCTACAAAGGCAGTGATGATGGTTTCGAATTCTTCGGTGGTGCCGTGAATTTGAAATGGGCTGTTTCAACAGGCAATAGCGATGATAGTTTCGATTGGACACACGGATGGCGCGGAAAGGGCCAGTTCTGGGTTGCTCATCAGGATGCTACAACAGGAGACAACGGTATTGAAAGTGATAATTGGGAAACCGATTTCTACGTTACACCGACCAGCGATCCTGTGATCAGTAACTTCACCTTAGTAGGTGCTGATGATGGTTCACCGAACCACGGATTGCGTTTGCGTCATGGAACCAAAGGCAAACTGTGGAACGGACTCATCACCGGTTTTGCTCAAGCGATCCGTGTAGGTAGCGAGTGCGATGCATACGTAATTGATGGGTCACTCGCTGTAAAGAACACCGATCTGTTCAGCAACGTTACCAACTTCAACAATGCTGGTGCGATCGGGACCGATCCATCCATATCATTATCCGGTCCTACGTTGAACGGTTACATTGGAACTGATGCAAGCAACGCGGTTGATCCGTCCACTGTAAATGCTTGGTTCAATAGCGTAAATTTCCGCGGTGCCGTGGAAGCCAGCAACGATTGGACGGCAGGTTGGACAGTAGGGCTTTGACCAATATCAAGCAGTTGCCAAGTGTTAGGTCTGCAACTTATGTTGACAAGAAAGGCTCCGGAAACGGGGCCTTTCTACATTCAACCCGCGGCGAATAAAACCTTCAACAGGCCCAGCAGCACCGCATACCGCGCTGCTTTACCGATCAACATCAACAGCGCAACAGGCCAGAACCGCGCACGACCTAAACCCAATGCAATGGCAATAGGATCACCGATCACAGGAGCCCAACACAGCAAGGCTGCCCAACTACCGTATTGCTCTATGCGAGTTCTCCATGCTTCTGCTTTAACGGGATCCGCGCGTAACCATTTTGCGATGCGTTCCAGATCTCCTAAACGGCCTAGACCATAGCTACTAAGGCCACCTAACCAATTGCCCAAGCTGGCCACCAACCACAACGAAAACATCGGCCATGACCCTAGTCCGGCCATTCCTAAGAGAACCGCCTCCGAGCTGAACGGCAATACCGTGGCTGCAAGGAACGAGGCCAAGAACAAGCCGAGCAGGCCAAAGGATATCCAGGTTGAGGGGTCGATGGGGGTTTAGTTGTTGGTTGTTGGTTTTAGCTGTCTGAGCGGGGGATGACTTGCGGGAATCGTTGATTGCCCATATCTCTGATGGACAAGTTGACTTTTGGGCGTTGTGTTGGCTATACGGACAGCAGAACCAACAACTAAGAACAGACAACTTTCACGACACCCTTATTCCTTTCTCTATGCCCGTAAAGAACGGCAGAACCCACCAATAACAAGCACCAATAGCATTTCCCACCGCTTGGCACACCATTTGAAATGTAAGCAACGTTATCATTTCTGAACATGAAGATCTTCACCACTTTCATCCTTGGCCTTTTACTCTCCGGGTCTGTAACGGCCCAATTAAGCAAGCGACCGGTCACCATTGGTGGTGGCTTGGAAGTGGCCATTCCCCGAGGCGAATTCAATGATTCCTGGGGCCAACAAATGTTTGGCCTTAGCGCCAATCTTACTGTGCCCATGCGACGCTTGCCCATTGATATCGGTGGCGATTTTTCGTGGGCCCGAATGGGAAGAGAAACGAACACCGTGCCTGTGAGTGAGGACTTCCTGGATGCCACTACCGGCACCATGGAAGTAGTTAGTAACGTGCACGGATACCACGCTTTGGCACGCCTTAAACCATTCAATGGGAAGGTGAGTCCTTATGTTGAAGGCTTGATCGGCCTCCGTCATTTTTCCACAACCACCAGCATTGAAGTGAATGGCATGGACCACGACCTTCTGCACCAACGGGATGCCAGCAATTTCGTATTCAGCCGTGGTTGGGCGGTCGGTCTTCAAGTAATGCCTACCCGGATCTTCTACATTGAGGGTCGTGTGGAAAGCCTTTCGGGTGGCAAGGTGACCTACGTTGACCCCAGCACAATTTCAATTTCACCCAGTGGAGAGGTCAGCTACGGAACACAGCGGTCCGGCACCAATGTGGTGAACATACATTTGGGCATCGGCTTTCGATTCTAATTATGGTTCCATACTTCAGATGCCATTGCTTTCCCAACTTCCATTGTTGGTAACCTGCGGATAACACGCACGAAAAGGCACTGGGAACGCCCACTTATTGCAGTAAACTTGCGCTATGTAAGCGGGACCAGACCTGCTGCAGCTAGTGTTGAACGGGCAAAAACGGATCCAAAGCGCTCTAATTTCGGTGTTCCACAAAGATGGGCTTGAACCTATCGTGCGTGCATTGGATGCGCTTGGCGTGCACCTCTATTCAACTGGCGGCACTCAGGAATTCATTGAAAAGCAAGGCGTAAAGGTCACTCCCGTAGAAGACCTCACCACCTACCCGAGCATTCTGGGTGGTCGTGTGAAGACACTGCACCCGAAAGTTTTCGGAGGGATCTTGGGTCGACGGGATATGCAAAGCGATGTGGCCCAACTGGAAGAGTTCGAGATCCCGACCTTGGATCTTGTGATCGTGGACCTCTATCCCTTCGAGGAAACCGTAGCTTCAGGTGGCACCGATGAAGCGATCATTGAAAAGATCGATATCGGAGGGGTCAGTCTAATTCGCGCAGCAGCAAAGAACCACACCGATGTGTTGATCGTTCCAGCGCAAGCGCATTACGCAGAGCTGTTGAAGATCCTTACCGATCAAAAAGGCAGCTCTACCCTTCAGCAACGCAAAACCTTCGCTGCTGCAGCCTTTGGCATTACTGCCAAATACGATACCGCGATCCACGGCTGGTTCTCTGGTGCACGAACGACCGTGCTACGTTACGGCGAGAACCCACATCAGAAAGGCACCTTTACCGGTGACCTGGACGGAATGTTCAACCAATTGAACGGCAAGGAGCTCAGCTACAATAACCTGCTTGATCTTGATGCCGCAGTAGAGCTTATCGATGACCTGGCCACATTGCCGGGCGTTCCATTCGCGATCCTGAAGCACAACAATGCCTGCGGCGCGGCCGTAAGAAAAACGGTGAAGGAAGCATGGGATGCCGCGCTTGCCGGAGACCCTGTCAGTGCATTCGGCGGCGTGCTGATCTCTTCAACAGAGATCGATGCGGAGACCGCAAAAGCGATCGATACCATCTTCTTCGAGATCATTGCTGCACCGAGCTTTTCCACGGAGGCCTTAGCAATCCTGCGAAGCAAGAAGAACCGCATCATTCTTGAACGTAAGCCGAGCCAACGCCCAACGACCAAAATAAGGACCGCCTTGAACGGTATCCTTTCCGAAGATGCGGACACTGTTATCAGCAGTGCGGGATCCATGAAAACTGCCACGGCGAAAGCACCATCAGCCAGTGAGTTGAACGATCTGGTCTTCGCTAATATGTTGGTGAAACATACCAAGAGCAATGCGATCGTGTTGGCCAAGAATGACCAACTGATCGCCAGTGGCACCGGACAAACCAGCCGCGTGGACGCACTTGAGCAAGCCATAGCCAAAGCTTCAAAATTCAAATTTGATCTGCAGGGTGCCGTTATGGCAAGCGACGCCTTTTTCCCTTTTCCGGACTGTGTGGAGATATCACATAAGGCCGGCATTACCGCTGTTGTGCATCCGGGTGGCAGCATCCGTGATCAGGACAGTATCGATTTCTGTAATTCCAACGGAATGGCAATGGCCATTACCGGTAACCGTCATTTCAAACACTGAACATCCGCACATGGGTTGGTTCAATTTTTTTACTCAGGAGATCGCGATAGACCTTGGAACCGCGAACACATTGATCATTCACAATGACAAAGTGGTCGTGGACGAACCAAGCATTGTTGCCATTGATCGCACTACGGGCAAAGTGATCGCCGTGGGTAGGCAGGCCCAACAGATGCATGGCAAAACGCACGAGAACATCAAGACCATCCGGCCCTTGCGTGATGGTGTGATCGCCGACTTCAAGGCCGCCGAGGACATGATCAAAGGGATGATCAAGATGATCTCTCCAGGCCGTCAATTGTTCACACCGAACCTGCGCATGGTGATCTGTATCCCCAGTGGCATAACCGAAGTGGAAAAGCGCGCTGTTAAGGATAGCAGTGAGCATGCCGGCGCGAAAGAAGTGTACCTGATCCACGAACCCATGGCTGCGGCGATCGGTATCGGAATTGATGTGGAGGAACCGATGGGTAACATGATCATCGATATCGGTGGTGGTACGAGTGAGATCGCCGTGATTGCATTGGGGGGTATTGTTTGTGACAAGAATATCCGCGTGGCCGGAGATGAATTCACGCAGGATATTGAAGAGTATATGCGTCGCCAACACAACATCCTTGTGGGTGAGCGCACTGCTGAACAGATCAAGATCGAAGTTGGTGCTGCTACCACCGAGCTGGAAAATCCTCCACCTGACTATGCGGTGCGTGGCCGCGACCTGATGACCGGTATTCCGAAAGAGATCACTGTTACGTACGCGGAGATCGCGCAGGCGCTCGACAAAAGTATCAGCAAGATCGAGGAGGCCATTCTTTCAGCGTTAGAAGCAACACCACCGGAACTGAGCGCGGACATTTATAAGACCGGGATCTACTTGGCAGGTGGCGGCGCTTTGCTGCGTGGCCTCGATAAACGGATAAGCATTAAGACCAAATTGCCGGTACATGTTAGTGAGGACCCTCTGCGCGCTGTGGCACGTGGAACCGGTATTGCACTGAAGAACATTGATCGATTCCAATTCCTGATGCGTGAGTAGGATCGATGAACCCATCGCACCTACGCATACCAGTTCTAGATGCGTGATCTATTCCGTTTCCTCTTTCGCATTCGGGACACGCTATTGTTCTTGGTCCTGATCGGATTCTCCTTGACGCTGCTCTATAGCGGTAACGCGCACCACAGAGCACGCGCCATCAACTCTTCCAATGCAGTTGTAGGGGGTATCTATTCGCTGAGAAAACAGATCACGGATTACACAGGGCTCAAAGAAGTGAATCGACGTCTAGCAGAAGAAAATGCTGACTTCCGGAATCGGATGAGTTCTTCCTATGCTTCCGTTGAGAATCGCTTCGTCCGGATCAATGACACGATCCATCGCCAACAATATCGCTATGTACCAGCTAAAGTGGTGAACAGTACATGGCACAAACCCAGCAACACCCTGACGTTGGACAAAGGGAGCAAGGACGGATTGCACGACGACATGGGCGTAATAGGACCGAATGGGATCGTTGGTGTATTGAATGATGTAAGTCCGCACTTCGCATCGGTGATCAGCGTGCTAAGCCCGGAGATCAAGACCAGTGTGCAATTGCGCAATACCGGTCATTACGGCTTGCTCTATTGGGATACGAATGATCCACGAACAAGCTCCGTGATCGACATCCCCAAACACGCACGCGTGCAAGCCGGTGACACCGTTGAGACGCGTGGCGGTGATCGCATTTATCCTGCCGGCATCCCAGTGGGTACCGTGCTTACCGTAGTTGATGTACCGGGCATTAATTACCACAAGATCACCATACAGCTAACGGAGGATATGACACGAAGCGGATACGTTTACGTGGTTGATGACCTTCAGCGTTTGGAGCGTGACTCTTTGCAATTGATCAACAGCATGCCATGATCACGACCATCCTGGCAAATATCATCCGATTCGTACTGCTACTCCTTTTGCAGGTGTTGGTACTGGACCAGCTGGACCTGGCCAATAGTTATGTCGTACCGTATCTCTATGTACTATTCCTGTTGATGCTCCCGTTGGAACTTCCCGGATGGGCGAGTTTGCTGATCGGTGCCGTTACGGGGCTTGCGATGGACTTTTTCAATAGTACACCCGGCATGCATACCAGTGCGTGCATCGTAATGATGTATCTGCGGATCTCCTTATTGAAACTGATCGCACCACGTGAAGGCTACGAACACGGTATGCGCGCCACCGCTTCCCGAATGGGCTTGACGTGGTTCCTTACCTATAGCAGCCTACTCGTGCTAGCGCATCATCTTTGGCTGTTCCTTATCGAGCTCCATAGTTTCGACCTATTCT
The nucleotide sequence above comes from Flavobacteriales bacterium. Encoded proteins:
- a CDS encoding TIGR00730 family Rossman fold protein, with the protein product MAQNNIDRTRIDLSFLSGPRSRWKETKTVFHILQQFVYGFRKLHFVGPCVTFFGSARFKEDHEYYEAARSIARRVGRVGFTVMTGGGPGIMEAANRGARDIGATSVGCNIVLPHEQYANPYLDVELSFDHFFVRKVLLLKYSICFVVMPGGAGTIDELFEVVTLIQTGKVKNFPVILYGKEYWAHTLKQLEYMYEAGTIGKEELSFIHVVDSVDEATDKLQEQLVDMWKERNAKKDTPKWWFLEEEVNTPVKKKVDHITQP
- a CDS encoding TonB-dependent receptor, encoding MQRILLLVHILLSCFLTYAQQGTISGIITANEGGRIEPLPFVSVVIKGTTTGASTDLDGNYFFKAEPGEHLVAVSFVGFESVQRNVTLVSGGSVTVNVEMVAAGLQMEEFEVVAKVDREKESVLLMERKETTDLVQNIGAQELKKKGASDVAEGVQKVVGLSTVGGKYLVVRGLGDRYNAAYLNGLPLPSPDPDTKVSPLDIFPTQVVGSINVTKGFTPEFYGDFSGGAVDIRTKRATGENILQVSLGAGMNTQTTFKDFTTYNGGKQDYWGMDDGSRAIPAGVVGTNSVINGERLKFQPNFNPIARKAGPDVNYGIYGGTTFSLAKDIKLNFLATANYRNENRYQEGKVRVINTLNQPMLDYDQKRWQFNTQSSALASLSLELGRHHSISYTSTWVKLSSDEVQENRGTHFDYQDHVLSRRETFRQNYMLINQVAGEHVFGNADRLKVDWAGSMSKADANEPDRKQLVYLYSPENGGETYRFNAIDRLENHRRYSALEEKETSARAGLSYRLLQKETEKGVLPILTLRTGAQLKRKSRNFGYAIFSYDLNGINASNPNGIDVNSPDRYLDNANYTAGNFSIANVTGPEAEHTIKQDINAAYLSAELDIVPEKLKFMGGARLEDGEQFIVYRKQSDSFYQARRIARINSTDLLPFAAIKFDLITTHVIRANASKTISRPGFREMAPFEYTEFFAGAKFVGNPDLKNGTNYNADLRYEIFPNSGEVIAIGVFGKQLIDPIEKVALATASGQLQSFRNTGSATVVGVELELIKNIGALLGKDSTCWNNFSVGINATFLQSRLTIGDAPTNSESATVVLTNTTRPLQGASPYLLNADLSYQVSLSKQVKGTLTAAYNIFGRRVFSAGANGLGDQYELPVGMLNVIARVDIGKRWQANINFRNVLNPLVRIEQETPNGSSLLNEYRTGMNISAGIAFRIL
- a CDS encoding DedA family protein; this translates as MAGLGSWPMFSLWLVASLGNWLGGLSSYGLGRLGDLERIAKWLRADPVKAEAWRTRIEQYGSWAALLCWAPVIGDPIAIALGLGRARFWPVALLMLIGKAARYAVLLGLLKVLFAAG
- the purH gene encoding bifunctional phosphoribosylaminoimidazolecarboxamide formyltransferase/IMP cyclohydrolase, giving the protein MNGQKRIQSALISVFHKDGLEPIVRALDALGVHLYSTGGTQEFIEKQGVKVTPVEDLTTYPSILGGRVKTLHPKVFGGILGRRDMQSDVAQLEEFEIPTLDLVIVDLYPFEETVASGGTDEAIIEKIDIGGVSLIRAAAKNHTDVLIVPAQAHYAELLKILTDQKGSSTLQQRKTFAAAAFGITAKYDTAIHGWFSGARTTVLRYGENPHQKGTFTGDLDGMFNQLNGKELSYNNLLDLDAAVELIDDLATLPGVPFAILKHNNACGAAVRKTVKEAWDAALAGDPVSAFGGVLISSTEIDAETAKAIDTIFFEIIAAPSFSTEALAILRSKKNRIILERKPSQRPTTKIRTALNGILSEDADTVISSAGSMKTATAKAPSASELNDLVFANMLVKHTKSNAIVLAKNDQLIASGTGQTSRVDALEQAIAKASKFKFDLQGAVMASDAFFPFPDCVEISHKAGITAVVHPGGSIRDQDSIDFCNSNGMAMAITGNRHFKH
- a CDS encoding rod shape-determining protein, which encodes MGWFNFFTQEIAIDLGTANTLIIHNDKVVVDEPSIVAIDRTTGKVIAVGRQAQQMHGKTHENIKTIRPLRDGVIADFKAAEDMIKGMIKMISPGRQLFTPNLRMVICIPSGITEVEKRAVKDSSEHAGAKEVYLIHEPMAAAIGIGIDVEEPMGNMIIDIGGGTSEIAVIALGGIVCDKNIRVAGDEFTQDIEEYMRRQHNILVGERTAEQIKIEVGAATTELENPPPDYAVRGRDLMTGIPKEITVTYAEIAQALDKSISKIEEAILSALEATPPELSADIYKTGIYLAGGGALLRGLDKRISIKTKLPVHVSEDPLRAVARGTGIALKNIDRFQFLMRE
- the mreC gene encoding rod shape-determining protein MreC encodes the protein MRDLFRFLFRIRDTLLFLVLIGFSLTLLYSGNAHHRARAINSSNAVVGGIYSLRKQITDYTGLKEVNRRLAEENADFRNRMSSSYASVENRFVRINDTIHRQQYRYVPAKVVNSTWHKPSNTLTLDKGSKDGLHDDMGVIGPNGIVGVLNDVSPHFASVISVLSPEIKTSVQLRNTGHYGLLYWDTNDPRTSSVIDIPKHARVQAGDTVETRGGDRIYPAGIPVGTVLTVVDVPGINYHKITIQLTEDMTRSGYVYVVDDLQRLERDSLQLINSMP
- a CDS encoding rod shape-determining protein MreD, coding for MITTILANIIRFVLLLLLQVLVLDQLDLANSYVVPYLYVLFLLMLPLELPGWASLLIGAVTGLAMDFFNSTPGMHTSACIVMMYLRISLLKLIAPREGYEHGMRATASRMGLTWFLTYSSLLVLAHHLWLFLIELHSFDLFFGTFLRALLSALTTLVLVLLAQFLTSVKDRERG